A single window of Polaribacter sp. SA4-10 DNA harbors:
- the dnaG gene encoding DNA primase, with protein MISRSTIDRVFESARVEEVIGEFVQLKKAGSNFKGLSPFTDEKSPSFMVSPVKQIWKDFSTGKGGNSVSFLMEHEHYTYPEALKWLAKKYNIEIEETEQTSEQKEQMNERESMFMVSNFAKDYFHDLMLNSNKGKAIGLSYFKERGFSDETIKKFDLGYCIDEWDNFTKAALAKGYDLKYLASTGLTIVKENKQFDRFKGRVMFPIHSMSGRILGFGGRILTADKKAAKYLNSPESDIYHKSKILYGLYQAKKEIAKQDNCFLVEGYTDVISFNQSGVENVVASSGTALTSDQIRLVNRLTKNITVLFDGDAAGIRASIRGIDLILEQGMNVKVVQFPDGEDPDSFAKSHSDAELKKYLEDAAQDFINFKVSLLLKDSNNDPIKKAGVIRDIVSSISKIPDGIQREVYVQECARVMDISERVLFSELAQLLKKEATKRSTKTFNSSSNVNSNVDPNQPPPEYFYEQEQAAMGLVKGGGLTSEKVDQLSILEKEIIRILLLYGNEEVGFTEDVTNIDDEGKETITIRKYQNMVSAEIYLHLHDDEIEFTNTIFQEIYAEIIHQLNQAEKIEMDGFINHKNSNISNTVTSILMDEEKHQLSDWVGQNIEVKSALEILDKLVNDSVFNLRRILIGKKIDELMTEALEQPAKSVDLETIKNYTGLKMRLFEKLNRVV; from the coding sequence ATGATATCTAGAAGTACCATAGACCGAGTTTTTGAATCTGCAAGAGTAGAAGAGGTTATTGGTGAATTTGTTCAGCTTAAAAAAGCAGGAAGTAACTTTAAAGGTTTAAGCCCTTTTACAGATGAAAAATCACCCTCATTTATGGTGTCTCCTGTAAAACAAATTTGGAAAGATTTCTCTACAGGAAAAGGAGGTAATTCAGTTTCATTCTTAATGGAACATGAGCATTATACATATCCAGAAGCTTTAAAATGGTTAGCTAAAAAGTACAATATAGAAATTGAAGAAACTGAGCAAACTAGTGAGCAGAAAGAGCAAATGAATGAAAGAGAAAGTATGTTTATGGTGTCTAATTTTGCCAAAGACTATTTTCACGATTTAATGTTGAACTCTAACAAAGGAAAAGCAATTGGTTTGTCCTATTTTAAAGAACGTGGTTTTAGTGATGAAACCATTAAAAAGTTCGATTTAGGGTATTGTATTGATGAATGGGATAACTTTACTAAAGCAGCTTTAGCAAAAGGATACGATTTAAAATATCTTGCTTCAACAGGCTTAACAATTGTAAAGGAAAATAAGCAATTCGATCGTTTTAAAGGACGTGTAATGTTTCCTATACATTCTATGTCAGGACGTATTTTAGGCTTTGGAGGGCGTATATTAACTGCAGATAAAAAAGCGGCTAAATACTTAAATTCACCTGAAAGTGACATTTACCACAAGAGTAAAATTCTCTATGGATTATATCAAGCTAAAAAAGAAATAGCAAAACAAGACAATTGCTTTTTGGTAGAAGGGTATACAGATGTAATTTCTTTTAACCAATCCGGTGTAGAAAATGTTGTAGCTTCTTCTGGTACGGCTTTAACTTCAGATCAAATTAGATTAGTAAATAGGCTTACAAAAAACATTACTGTTTTATTTGATGGCGATGCAGCCGGAATTAGAGCTTCCATTCGTGGAATTGATTTAATTCTTGAACAAGGAATGAACGTAAAAGTTGTTCAATTCCCAGACGGTGAAGATCCAGATAGTTTTGCAAAATCTCATTCAGATGCCGAGTTAAAGAAATATTTAGAAGATGCTGCACAAGATTTTATCAACTTTAAAGTATCCCTTTTATTAAAAGATTCTAACAATGATCCTATAAAAAAAGCAGGAGTAATTAGAGATATTGTTTCAAGTATTTCTAAAATTCCAGATGGAATTCAACGTGAAGTTTATGTGCAGGAATGTGCACGAGTTATGGATATTTCTGAGCGTGTTTTATTTAGTGAGTTAGCGCAATTACTAAAAAAAGAAGCTACAAAGAGAAGTACTAAAACATTTAATTCAAGTTCAAATGTCAATTCTAATGTAGATCCAAATCAACCACCTCCAGAATATTTTTATGAGCAAGAACAAGCCGCAATGGGTCTTGTTAAAGGAGGAGGGTTAACATCAGAAAAAGTTGATCAACTTTCAATTTTAGAAAAAGAGATTATAAGAATATTGTTGTTATATGGTAATGAAGAAGTAGGTTTTACTGAGGATGTTACAAATATAGATGATGAAGGTAAAGAAACTATAACCATCAGAAAATATCAAAACATGGTTTCTGCAGAGATTTATTTGCATTTACATGATGATGAAATAGAATTTACGAATACTATTTTTCAAGAAATTTATGCAGAAATAATTCATCAGTTAAATCAAGCAGAAAAAATAGAAATGGATGGATTTATAAATCATAAAAATTCAAATATTTCAAATACTGTTACCTCTATTTTAATGGATGAAGAAAAGCACCAGTTAAGTGATTGGGTGGGACAAAATATAGAAGTAAAATCTGCTTTAGAAATTTTAGATAAATTAGTAAACGATTCTGTGTTTAATTTAAGAAGGATTTTAATTGGTAAAAAAATTGATGAGCTTATGACAGAAGCTTTAGAACAACCTGCTAAATCTGTAGATCTAGAAACCATAAAAAACTATACAGGATTAAAAATGAGGCTTTTTGAAAAGTTAAATAGAGTAGTTTAA
- the nadE gene encoding NAD(+) synthase, translating into MKTEKVAEYIIGWLKEYAENAKVKGFVVGVSGGIDSAVTSTLCAKTGFPTLCVEMPIHQAKSQVTRAQNHIKQLKEHFKNVSDVCVDLTSTFEDFKNVVPTASSSPKVDLSLANTRARLRMTTLYYLAGLHGYLVAGTGNKVEDFGVGFYTKYGDGGVDLSPIADLMKSEVYDLAAFLKVPNSIQNAQPTDGLFGDSRTDEDQIGASYDELEWAMNMQGKDKTESDFSGREQEVFKIYSKLNSINQHKMLPIPICEIPKELN; encoded by the coding sequence ATGAAGACTGAAAAGGTTGCAGAATATATAATAGGTTGGTTAAAAGAGTATGCAGAAAATGCAAAGGTAAAAGGTTTTGTTGTTGGAGTTTCAGGAGGAATAGATTCTGCTGTTACCTCTACCTTATGTGCAAAAACAGGGTTTCCAACGTTGTGTGTAGAAATGCCTATTCATCAAGCAAAGAGCCAAGTTACAAGAGCTCAAAATCATATTAAACAACTAAAAGAACATTTTAAAAATGTTTCTGATGTTTGTGTAGATTTAACTTCAACTTTCGAAGATTTTAAAAATGTAGTTCCTACTGCTAGTTCTTCACCTAAAGTAGATTTATCTTTAGCAAACACAAGAGCAAGGTTAAGAATGACAACCTTGTACTATTTAGCTGGTTTACATGGTTATTTAGTTGCAGGAACAGGAAATAAAGTTGAGGATTTTGGTGTCGGTTTTTACACCAAATATGGTGATGGAGGTGTTGATTTAAGTCCGATTGCTGATTTAATGAAATCTGAAGTTTATGATTTAGCAGCATTTTTAAAAGTTCCTAACTCAATTCAAAACGCACAACCAACTGATGGTTTATTTGGAGACAGTAGAACTGACGAAGATCAAATTGGTGCTTCCTATGACGAACTAGAATGGGCTATGAATATGCAGGGTAAAGACAAAACCGAAAGTGATTTTTCTGGAAGAGAACAAGAAGTATTTAAAATTTATTCAAAATTAAATAGCATCAATCAACATAAGATGTTGCCAATTCCTATTTGTGAAATACCAAAAGAGTTAAACTAA
- the clpX gene encoding ATP-dependent Clp protease ATP-binding subunit ClpX has product MSKEENLECSFCGRKKAETDLLIAGVDAHICDKCIEQAHGIVEEEVSEANSSSLSKDLTLRKPLQIKEFLDQYIIGQTETKRAMAVAVYNHYKRLLQTKEDENEVEIEKSNIVLVGETGTGKTLVAKTIAKMLNVPFAIVDATVLTQAGYVGEDVESILSKLLQAADYDVEKAQRGIIFIDEIDKIARKGDNPSITRDVSGEGVQQALLKLLEGTVVNVAPKGGRKHPEQKFIEVDTKEILFIAGGAFSGVERLISKRLNMQAVGYSASISEDKIDEENLLQYIIPSDLKAFGLIPEIIGRLPVLSYMNPLDATTLRAILTEPKNAIIKQYEKLFIMDEVVFTIEEGALNYIVEKALEYKLGARGLRSLCEAIFTDAMFELPSSDEKELNVTKEYAEAKLTNTTLKKLRAAS; this is encoded by the coding sequence ATGTCGAAAGAAGAAAATTTAGAATGTTCGTTTTGCGGACGAAAAAAAGCAGAAACGGACTTGTTAATTGCAGGGGTGGATGCTCATATTTGTGATAAATGTATAGAACAAGCTCATGGAATTGTAGAAGAAGAAGTTTCTGAAGCAAATTCTAGTAGCTTATCTAAAGATTTAACACTAAGAAAGCCACTTCAAATAAAAGAGTTTTTAGATCAATATATTATTGGTCAAACAGAAACAAAAAGAGCAATGGCAGTTGCTGTTTACAATCATTATAAACGTTTATTACAAACAAAAGAGGATGAAAATGAAGTTGAAATTGAGAAATCTAATATCGTATTAGTAGGCGAAACAGGTACCGGAAAAACCTTAGTAGCAAAAACAATTGCAAAAATGCTAAACGTACCTTTTGCCATTGTTGATGCAACTGTATTAACACAAGCAGGTTATGTTGGTGAAGATGTAGAAAGTATTTTAAGTAAACTATTGCAAGCTGCAGACTATGATGTAGAAAAGGCACAAAGAGGTATTATTTTTATTGATGAAATTGATAAAATTGCCAGAAAAGGTGATAACCCTTCTATAACAAGAGATGTTTCTGGAGAAGGAGTGCAGCAAGCTTTATTAAAATTATTAGAAGGAACTGTTGTTAATGTTGCACCTAAAGGTGGAAGAAAACATCCTGAGCAAAAATTTATAGAGGTAGACACCAAAGAAATTTTATTTATTGCTGGTGGTGCTTTTTCTGGGGTTGAAAGACTTATCAGCAAACGCTTAAATATGCAAGCTGTTGGTTATAGCGCTTCAATTAGTGAAGATAAAATTGATGAGGAAAATTTATTACAATATATTATTCCTTCAGATTTAAAAGCATTTGGTTTAATACCAGAAATTATTGGTCGTTTACCTGTGTTAAGTTACATGAATCCATTAGATGCAACTACTTTAAGAGCCATTTTAACGGAACCTAAAAACGCTATTATTAAACAGTATGAAAAGCTGTTTATTATGGATGAAGTTGTCTTTACTATAGAAGAAGGTGCTTTAAACTATATTGTTGAAAAAGCATTAGAATATAAGTTAGGAGCAAGAGGTTTACGTTCTTTATGTGAAGCTATTTTTACAGATGCAATGTTTGAATTACCAAGTTCTGATGAAAAAGAACTTAATGTAACTAAAGAATATGCTGAAGCAAAATTGACAAATACTACGCTTAAAAAATTAAGAGCGGCTTCTTAA
- the gldB gene encoding gliding motility lipoprotein GldB codes for MRFFLIVFVVLFSLFSCKSDDIKKVDVSKVDIAFSVDRFDVDFYTANKESLHKVKDKYPFFFPYQITDSLSLSKIADKDEQELFTETQKVYKDFSSVEKKLFLLFKHVKYYNPKFKSPKVITMLTNIDYENRITYADSLLIISLDAYLGNNHKFYSDFPNYIKENNTKEHIIVDVANTIINKQVSPFKNRSFISKMIYEGKKMYLLDLYLPLISDKEKIGFEQDKLEWANANEEQIWKYFIDKKLLFSTDTKLNKRFIETAPFSKFYMEHDNLSPGRIGVWIGWKIVKSYMKHNDVSLQELLKTSETDLLKKSKYKPKK; via the coding sequence ATGAGATTTTTTTTAATAGTATTTGTTGTTTTATTTAGTCTTTTTTCATGTAAATCAGATGACATAAAAAAAGTAGATGTCTCTAAAGTTGATATAGCGTTTTCTGTAGATAGATTTGATGTTGATTTTTATACAGCAAATAAAGAAAGTCTACATAAAGTTAAAGATAAATACCCATTCTTTTTTCCTTATCAAATTACTGATAGTCTCTCCTTATCAAAAATTGCAGATAAAGATGAGCAAGAATTGTTTACTGAAACTCAAAAAGTTTACAAAGACTTTTCATCCGTTGAAAAGAAGTTGTTTTTGCTTTTTAAACATGTTAAATATTATAATCCCAAATTTAAATCGCCAAAAGTAATTACGATGTTAACAAACATAGATTATGAAAATAGAATTACTTATGCCGATAGTTTATTAATAATTTCTTTAGATGCTTATTTAGGAAATAACCATAAGTTCTATTCAGATTTTCCTAATTACATAAAAGAAAATAATACAAAAGAGCATATAATTGTTGATGTTGCTAATACTATAATTAATAAACAAGTCTCGCCTTTTAAAAATCGAAGTTTTATTAGTAAAATGATTTATGAAGGAAAAAAAATGTACTTGCTTGACTTGTATTTACCTTTAATTTCTGATAAAGAAAAAATAGGGTTTGAACAAGATAAATTAGAATGGGCAAATGCTAATGAAGAGCAAATTTGGAAGTATTTTATCGATAAAAAACTACTTTTTAGTACAGATACAAAATTGAATAAAAGGTTTATAGAAACAGCTCCTTTCTCTAAATTTTATATGGAGCATGATAATTTATCTCCTGGTAGAATAGGGGTTTGGATTGGATGGAAAATTGTAAAATCATACATGAAACATAATGATGTATCTTTGCAAGAATTATTAAAAACAAGTGAAACAGAT